Within bacterium, the genomic segment GACGAGATCGCGGCCAGGCGCTAGTTTGCGGGCTTACAACCGAATACGGCGAAAGCAGAGGCGACTCTCACCTGACGGCCACCCTGGCGTGCGTCGATCAGCGTTCCCAGGGACTCCGTCAGGGGGAGTGGGTGCCTTTGCATTCACTCCCTTTTCCATTTGCAGGAGGTAGGCTCATCCGCCGCGATTCCGACGAACGCCGCGGTAACCAACGGAGCCGCGTTAACCAACGGATCCGCATCCCCGAGATCCGTCTGATCGACGAGAACGGCGCCCAGGTGGGCATCATCGCCACCTCGGTCGCCATGGAGATGGCCCAGGA encodes:
- the infC gene encoding translation initiation factor IF-3, which gives rise to MRRDSDERRGNQRSRVNQRIRIPEIRLIDENGAQVGIIATSVAMEMAQERGLDLVEVSPASRPPVCRIMDFGKYKYEQSKKAP